A region of the Spirochaetota bacterium genome:
GGTGTAAAACATCTGGACGACCAGGGCGCGTCCCTCTGCCTCGCCCTTCACCCTGAGCGCGGGCCTTATGAGCGGGAAGAGCTCGTCCAGGAGGGGATTGATGCGCTTGACGAACGCGCCGCGGTAATCGTTGGCGGTGAACGCGTCATAGAGATGCGCCCTGGTCATGTTGGGATACAGGATCGCGCCGCCTATGAGGTAGGTGAAAATGTTTTTCAGCATTTCACGCGGATTCCCTGTCATCATCTCGCGGATGTCCATGAGCATGTGCTCCAGGGTCTGCTTCATGAGCGCGTCCAGGAGGTTTTCCTTGCTGCCGAAGTAATAATTAACCGCCGCGACGTTGACGCCCGCCTCCTTCGCGATCGCGCGTACGGTGAGGCCTCGCAGCCCGGATTTTTCGATGCAGCTGATCGCGGAGATGATTATCTTCTGGCGTATCGGCTCGTCCCGTTTATGCATTGGCGCCCTATGGTTAAAACATTCGTTTAAAACATACGATAATCATAGACGCAGGCGCGTGCCGTTCGTCAAGCGCATTTCAACAAATCACGCGAATATCGCATCGAGCGATTCGGCGACAGCCCGCGCGGTCTTTTCGAGCTGGGGCGTCCCGTGCGCGGTGGAAAGGAAGCCCACCTCGTACCCTGAGGGCGAGAGGTACACCCCCCTGTCGAGCATCGCGCGGTGGAAGCGCGCGAAGAGGCCCATGTCGCAGGACTTCACGTCCGCAAGGGACAGGACCGATTCGCTCGCGGTGAAATAGAACGCGAATATCGATCCAAGCTGGAGGAAGAGCACCCTCCCCGCGTACTTCGCGATGACGGGACGCAGGAGCGCGCGGAACTCCTCCGTCTTCCGCCCGAGCACCGCATACCCGTCGGTCCTCGCAAGCTTCCCGAGCGTGGCGATCCC
Encoded here:
- a CDS encoding TetR/AcrR family transcriptional regulator, coding for MHKRDEPIRQKIIISAISCIEKSGLRGLTVRAIAKEAGVNVAAVNYYFGSKENLLDALMKQTLEHMLMDIREMMTGNPREMLKNIFTYLIGGAILYPNMTRAHLYDAFTANDYRGAFVKRINPLLDELFPLIRPALRVKGEAEGRALVVQMFYTGFFSAIMPDLFKKFWGADLRDPGTLARYIDTLLDAYLA